One Mangifera indica cultivar Alphonso chromosome 4, CATAS_Mindica_2.1, whole genome shotgun sequence genomic region harbors:
- the LOC123212702 gene encoding pyrrolidone-carboxylate peptidase 1, with product MGSEAPNAVTIHVTGFKKFQGVAENPTEILVNNLKGFVEKRGLPTGITLGSCTILEVAGKGALPVLYKIFESGISTHNEQVLWLHFGVNSGASKFAIEQQAVNEASFCCPDELGWQPKLVPIVPEDGGISRTRETTCSTWSILKFLKKKGYDVAISNDAGRFVCNYVYYHSLRFAEQNGHKSLFVHVPLFSRIDEETQMQFAASLLEAIASTC from the exons ATGGGATCTGAAGCACCGAATGCTGTGACCATTCATGTCACTGGATTTAAGAAGTTTCAAGGAGTTGCTGAAAATCCAACAGAGATCTTAGTTAATAACCTAAAGGGCTTTGTTGAAAAAAGAGGATTGCCTACTGGCATTACTTTAGGGAGTTGCACTATTCTTGAGGTTGCTGGAAAAGGTGCACTTCCAGTGCTTTACAAGATCTTTGAATCAGGGATCTCAACTCACAATGAACAAGTCTTATGG CTTCACTTTGGGGTGAATAGTGGGGCTTCAAAGTTTGCCATTGAGCAGCAGGCAGTAAATGAAGCCAGTTTCTGTTGTCCAGATGAACTAGGATGGCAACCTAAG CTAGTTCCAATAGTTCCTGAAGATGGAGGTATCTCCCGGACGAGAGAG ACTACCTGCTCCACTTGGTCAATCTTGAAGTTCTTGAAGAAGAAAGGCTATGATGTCGCAATATCAAATGATGCAGGTCGTTTTGTATGCAATTATGTCTACTATCACTCTCTTCGGTTTGCTGAGCAGAATGGCCACAAATCTCTATTTGTCCATGTTCCTCTCTTCTCAAGAATTGATGAAGAAACTCAAATGCAATTTGCAGCTTCTCTTCTGGAGGCTATTGCATCAACATGTTAA
- the LOC123212870 gene encoding pentatricopeptide repeat-containing protein At1g74600, chloroplastic isoform X1, protein MLSTKLLRSITSLTPKGKTIVSPATSCLVLDSYCESDPQLYTYCKNREIDNLIKSGRLSSAQKRFDEMPIRDVVTYNLLISGHGKYGHPKQAIYLYNEMVSHGIKESASTYSSVISICSNFGFLEEGMQFHCRVVSLGFELNLYIGSALISLYMRMESDVKALRLFDELPKRNLATWNLMLRGFCEASRSVELLRLYGEMKFYGVKPSELSYCYVIRGLSNKRFLSEGKQLHCDMIKNGWVDARIFVANSLVDFYSACGSLADARKSFEAISVDDIISWNSIVSVLADHGLVFDALELFSRMQFWGQRPSICSFIVFLKLASGTGNIDFGKQIHCYILKMGFDRGSIHTQSALIDMYGKCYDIENSVAVFEAVPERTLECCNSLMTSFLHCGIIVDAIELFGLMVVEGIGLDEVSLSTTLKALSFSAWANMSSCRLLHCFAIKTGFESETAVSCSLIDAYSRCGQVGLSRQIFDKNITPNVFCFTSIINGYARNGMGRECLGMLEAMIHKGLVPDGVTFLCVLSGCNHSGMVKEGRMLFNSMSSVYGIKPERQHYSCMIDLLGRAGLLDEAEELLQQTTGKGDCVMWTSLLRSCRVHGNETVGRRVAKNLMDLEPEDFAVYLQVSNFYSEIGEFELSMQIREVALTRKVTQDIGHSLIEANDFH, encoded by the coding sequence ATGCTAAGCACTAAATTACTGCGCTCTATAACATCCTTAACACCAAAGGGCAAAACTATTGTTTCCCCAGCAACCTCTTGTTTGGTATTAGATTCATACTGTGAGTCCGATCCTCAATTGTATACATACTGCAAAAACCGAGAAATTGATAACTTAATTAAATCTGGTCGGTTGAGCTCTGCCCAGAAACGGTTCGATGAAATGCCTATTCGTGATGTTGTTACTTACAACTTGCTTATATCGGGGCACGGTAAATATGGCCACCCGAAACAGGCTATCTATCTTTACAATGAAATGGTCTCACATGGAATCAAAGAAAGTGCGTCCACATATTCTTCTGTTATAAGTATTTGTAGTAACTTTGGGTTCCTCGAGGAAGGAATGCAGTTTCATTGTAGGGTGGTTTCACTcggatttgaattgaatttatatattggCAGTGCACTTATCAGTCTCTATATGCGTATGGAATCGGATGTTAAAGCTTTGAGATTGTTTGATGAATTGCCTAAGAGAAACTTAGCAACATGGAATTTGATGTTACGAGGGTTTTGTGAAGCGAGTCGGTCAGTTGAGTTGTTAAGATTATATggtgaaatgaaattttatggTGTCAAGCCAAGTGAGCTTAGTTATTGTTATGTGATCCGTGGGCTTAGTAATAAGAGGTTTCTTAGTGAAGGAAAGCAACTGCATTGTGATATGATTAAGAATGGGTGGGTGGATGCGCGTATTTTTGTTGCCAATTCTTTGGTAGATTTTTATTCTGCTTGTGGGAGTTTGGCCGATGCAAGAAAATCATTTGAGGCTATTTCGGTGGATGACATTATTTCATGGAATTCAATTGTTTCAGTTCTTGCTGATCATGGTTTAGTATTTGATGCTCTTGAATTGTTTTCTAGGATGCAATTTTGGGGGCAGAGACCATCGATATGTTCATTCATTGTGTTCTTGAAATTAGCTAGTGGGACTGGGAATATTGATTTTGGGAAACAGATTCAttgttatattttgaaaatgggTTTTGATCGTGGGAGCATCCACACTCAATCTGCTCTGATTGATATGTATGGGAAGTGCTATGACATTGAGAATTCAGTGGCTGTCTTTGAGGCTGTTCCTGAGCGAACTTTGGAATGTTGTAATTCATTAATGACTTCTTTTTTACACTGTGGGATCATTGTGGATGCAATTGAGCTTTTTGGTTTGATGGTGGTTGAAGGAATTGGACTTGATGAGGTTAGTTTGTCCACAACACTCAAAGCCCTATCATTTTCTGCTTGGGCAAACATGAGTAGCTGTAGATTGCTGCACTGTTTTGCAATAAAGACGGGTTTTGAATCTGAAACTGCTGTGTCATGTTCTCTAATAGATGCATATTCAAGATGCGGTCAAGTTGGACTTTCTCGCcaaatttttgacaaaaatatcaCACCCAATGTTTTCTGTTTCACTTCAATTATTAATGGATATGCTCGGAATGGAATGGGAAGAGAATGCCTTGGCATGCTGGAAGCAATGATCCACAAGGGGCTGGTTCCTGATGGAGTGACATTTTTGTGTGTGCTTTCCGGATGCAATCATTCAGGAATGGTAAAAGAGGGACGAATGTTGTTTAACTCAATGAGTTCTGTTTATGGCATCAAACCCGAACGGCAACATTATTCATGCATGATAGATCTGTTGGGCCGTGCAGGTCTTCTGGATGAAGCTGAAGAGTTGCTGCAGCAAACAACAGGAAAGGGTGATTGTGTGATGTGGACTTCTTTGCTGCGTAGTTGTAGGGTTCACGGCAATGAAACTGTCGGTAGAAGAGTAGCAAAAAACTTGATGGATCTTGAGCCGGAAGATTTTGCAGTTTATCTACAAGTATCAAACTTTTATTCTGAAATTGGGGAATTTGAATTGTCAATGCAAATTAGAGAGGTTGCTCTGACAAGAAAAGTGACACAGGACATCGGTCATAGTTTAATCGAAGCAAATGATTTCCATTAG
- the LOC123212870 gene encoding pentatricopeptide repeat-containing protein At3g63370, chloroplastic isoform X2, whose product MLSTKLLRSITSLTPKGKTIVSPATSCLVLDSYCESDPQLYTYCKNREIDNLIKSGRLSSAQKRFDEMPIRDVVTYNLLISGHGKYGHPKQAIYLYNEMVSHGIKESASTYSSVISICSNFGFLEEGMQFHCRVVSLGFELNLYIGSALISLYMRMESDVKALRLFDELPKRNLATWNLMLRGFCEASRSVELLRLYGEMKFYGVKPSELSYCYVIRGLSNKRFLSEGKQLHCDMIKNGWVDARIFVANSLVDFYSACGSLADARKSFEAISVDDIISWNSIVSVLADHGLVFDALELFSRMQFWGQRPSICSFIVFLKLASGTGNIDFGKQIHCYILKMGFDRGSIHTQSALIDMYGKCYDIENSVAVFEAVPERTLECCNSLMTSFLHCGIIVDAIELFGLMVVEGIGLDEVSLSTTLKALSFSAWANMSSCRLLHCFAIKTGFESETAVSCSLIDAYSRCGQVGLSRQIFDKNITPNVFCFTSIINGYARNGMGRECLGMLEAMIHKGLVPDGVTFLCVLSGCNHSGMVFWMKLKSCCSKQQERVIV is encoded by the exons ATGCTAAGCACTAAATTACTGCGCTCTATAACATCCTTAACACCAAAGGGCAAAACTATTGTTTCCCCAGCAACCTCTTGTTTGGTATTAGATTCATACTGTGAGTCCGATCCTCAATTGTATACATACTGCAAAAACCGAGAAATTGATAACTTAATTAAATCTGGTCGGTTGAGCTCTGCCCAGAAACGGTTCGATGAAATGCCTATTCGTGATGTTGTTACTTACAACTTGCTTATATCGGGGCACGGTAAATATGGCCACCCGAAACAGGCTATCTATCTTTACAATGAAATGGTCTCACATGGAATCAAAGAAAGTGCGTCCACATATTCTTCTGTTATAAGTATTTGTAGTAACTTTGGGTTCCTCGAGGAAGGAATGCAGTTTCATTGTAGGGTGGTTTCACTcggatttgaattgaatttatatattggCAGTGCACTTATCAGTCTCTATATGCGTATGGAATCGGATGTTAAAGCTTTGAGATTGTTTGATGAATTGCCTAAGAGAAACTTAGCAACATGGAATTTGATGTTACGAGGGTTTTGTGAAGCGAGTCGGTCAGTTGAGTTGTTAAGATTATATggtgaaatgaaattttatggTGTCAAGCCAAGTGAGCTTAGTTATTGTTATGTGATCCGTGGGCTTAGTAATAAGAGGTTTCTTAGTGAAGGAAAGCAACTGCATTGTGATATGATTAAGAATGGGTGGGTGGATGCGCGTATTTTTGTTGCCAATTCTTTGGTAGATTTTTATTCTGCTTGTGGGAGTTTGGCCGATGCAAGAAAATCATTTGAGGCTATTTCGGTGGATGACATTATTTCATGGAATTCAATTGTTTCAGTTCTTGCTGATCATGGTTTAGTATTTGATGCTCTTGAATTGTTTTCTAGGATGCAATTTTGGGGGCAGAGACCATCGATATGTTCATTCATTGTGTTCTTGAAATTAGCTAGTGGGACTGGGAATATTGATTTTGGGAAACAGATTCAttgttatattttgaaaatgggTTTTGATCGTGGGAGCATCCACACTCAATCTGCTCTGATTGATATGTATGGGAAGTGCTATGACATTGAGAATTCAGTGGCTGTCTTTGAGGCTGTTCCTGAGCGAACTTTGGAATGTTGTAATTCATTAATGACTTCTTTTTTACACTGTGGGATCATTGTGGATGCAATTGAGCTTTTTGGTTTGATGGTGGTTGAAGGAATTGGACTTGATGAGGTTAGTTTGTCCACAACACTCAAAGCCCTATCATTTTCTGCTTGGGCAAACATGAGTAGCTGTAGATTGCTGCACTGTTTTGCAATAAAGACGGGTTTTGAATCTGAAACTGCTGTGTCATGTTCTCTAATAGATGCATATTCAAGATGCGGTCAAGTTGGACTTTCTCGCcaaatttttgacaaaaatatcaCACCCAATGTTTTCTGTTTCACTTCAATTATTAATGGATATGCTCGGAATGGAATGGGAAGAGAATGCCTTGGCATGCTGGAAGCAATGATCCACAAGGGGCTGGTTCCTGATGGAGTGACATTTTTGTGTGTGCTTTCCGGATGCAATCATTCAGGAATG GTCTTCTGGATGAAGCTGAAGAGTTGCTGCAGCAAACAACAGGAAAGGGTGATTGTGTGA
- the LOC123212871 gene encoding probable polygalacturonase At1g80170, producing MDKFFLVSIFGLLIAAHAAAGNIVLDNIVMLGELENLDIEEDDEVELFDMPYMISTRGSKVLVNVDSFGAVGDGVADDTQAFRNAWNTACSTPHSVFLVPSGCRYLVNATRFQGPCADRLIIQIDGTIVAPDEPKNWDPNLPQLWLVFSKLKGVLFQGGGVIDGSGSKWWAASCKKNKSNPCRVAPTALTIDSSSAVRVNGLTIQNSQQMNFVISRSQSVRISEVLVSAPGDSPNTDGIHITGSTNVILQDCKIGTGDDCISIVNGSSAIKMKRIYCGPGHGISIGSLGKDNSIGIVTKVVLDTAFLRDTANGLRIKTWQGGSGYVRGVRFENVRMEDVANPIIIDQFYCDSPTACQNQTSAVKISEIMYRNITGTTKTSNAMKFACSDTVPCSSIVLSNVNLEKKDGTVETYCNSAQGFGYGIVHPSADCLSSQDNKDAELAESIMDNISSQDNYAKLAEVMTDGTHTEL from the exons atggaTAAATTCTTCTTGGTTTCCATTTTTGGTTTGCTAATAGCTGCGCATGCAGCTGCAGGAAACATCGTACTTGACAATATCGTCATGCTTGGAGAGCTTGAGAACCTGGacattgaagaagatgatgaagtgGAACTTTTTGATATGCCATATATGATAAGTACCCGTGGTAGCAAGGTGCTTGTAAATGTGGATAGCTTTGGTGCTGTTGGAGATGGAGTGGCTGATGACACCCAG GCCTTCAGAAATGCATGGAACACAGCCTGCTCCACACCACACTCAGTTTTCTTGGTTCCTTCAGGATGCCGTTATTTAGTTAATGCAACAAGATTCCAGGGGCCATGTGCTGACAGATTGATCATTCAG ATTGATGGAACTATAGTTGCCCCAGATGAACCTAAAAACTGGGATCCAAATCTCCCACAACTCTGGCTTGTTTTCTCAAAGCTGAAAGGGGTCCTTTTCCAAGGGGGTGGAGTCATTGATGGCTCAGGCAGTAAATGGTGGGCTGCGTCCTGCAAAAAGAACAAGTCAAAT CCTTGCAGAGTGGCACCAACA GCATTGACAATAGATTCAAGCTCAGCTGTAAGGGTAAATGGCCTTACCATTCAGAACAGCCAACAGATGAATTTTGTCATTTCCCGATCTCAATCTGTGAGAATATCTGAAGTACTGGTCTCAGCTCCTGGAGACAGTCCAAACACTGATGGAATCCATATCACTGGTTCTACTAATGTAATACTTCAAGACTGCAAGATTGGAACAG GTGATGATTGCATTTCAATTGTCAATGGTAGCTCTGCTATCAAAATGAAGAGAATTTATTGTGGACCTGGACATGGAATCAG TATCGGAAGTCTTGGGAAGGACAACTCAATAGGCATAGTCACAAAAGTGGTCTTGGATACAGCATTCCTTAGGGACACTGCAAATGGCCTCAGGATTAAGACTTGGCAG GGAGGCTCTGGTTATGTTCGTGGGGTACGTTTTGAAAATGTCAGGATGGAAGATGTAGCAAATCCCATAATTATCGATCAGTTCTACTGTGATTCGCCAACAGCCTGTCAGAACCAG ACATCAGCTGTGAAAATAAGTGAGATCATGTACCGGAACATTACTGGAACTACAAAGACCTCAAACGCAATGAAATTCGCGTGTAGTGACACTGTCCCCTGCAGCAGCATAGTCTTGAGCAATGTCAACTTAGAGAAAAAGGATGGAACAGTTGAGACCTACTGCAATTCTGCCCAAGGTTTTGGGTATGGCATTGTGCATCCTTCGGCAGACTGCCTAAGTTCCCAGGACAACAAAGATGCTGAGCTAGCAGAATCCATAATGGACAACATTAGTTCCCAGGACAATTATGCCAAGCTAGCAGAAGTCATGACAGACGGTACTCACACTGAGCTCTGA
- the LOC123213378 gene encoding polygalacturonase At1g48100-like isoform X1, with product MRGFSRRGLAFVILIVILLWCSSFESCNARRGRHWRKSRSFAASLSENRGRTTHHSSHGSHNYKPKPKQPSHKSPVPSPPVVTKPGHDIPPPSPPQKGYGGSHSVVFDVIDFGAKGDGITDDTKAFEAAWAAACKVEASTVNVPAQFVFLVGPISFSGPYCQRNILFQLDGKIIAPTSYKDWGKGLLWWIEFSKLSGITIQGKGVIDGRGSVWWQGSPYDDPIDDETKLIIPLNSTVNERPPMPIRSELFGKMPSIKPTALRFYGSFNATVTGITIQNSPQCHLKFDNCMGVVVHDVSISSPGDSPNTDGIHLQNSKYVLIHSSSLACGDDCVSIQTGCSNVYVHNVNCGPGHGISIGSLGKDNTKACVSNITVRDVIMHNTMYGARIKTWQGGSGSVQGVLFSNIQVSEVQLPIIIDQFYCDKSICKNQTSAVSLSGITYERIKGTYTVKPVHFACSDSLPCIDVTLSFIQLKPQQEKYHMYDPFCWQTFGLLTTPIVPPVACLQIGKPSSNRPQSDHDVC from the exons atgagaggATTCAGTCGCAGAGGGCTCGCATTTGTGATCCTTATTGTGATTCTTTTATGGTGTTCAAGTTTTGAGAGCTGCAATGCCAGAAGAGGCAGGCATTGGAGGAAGAGTCGAAGCTTTGCAGCTTCTTTGTCCGAAAACAGAGGAAGAACAACTCATCATTCTAGTCACGGTAGCCACAATTacaaaccaaaaccaaaacagCCGTCTCATAAATCTCCGGTACCTTCACCTCCGGTAGTTACTAAGCCAGGACATGATATTCCGCCGCCAAGTCCGCCGCAGAAAGGCTACGGCGGCAGCCATTCTGTAGTGTTTGACGTGATAGATTTTGGCGCTAAGGGTGATGGAATTACTGACGACACCAAG GCGTTTGAAGCTGCTTGGGCAGCTGCGTGTAAAGTTGAAGCATCAACAGTTAATGTTCCGGCGCAATTTGTATTTCTTGTGGGACCTATTTCATTCTCCGGTCCCTACTGTCAGCGTAACATTTTATTTCAG CTGGATGGGAAGATCATTGCTCCCACAAGCTACAAAGATTGGGGGAAAGGTCTATTATGGtggattgaattttcaaagcTGAGTGGGATTACGATTCAAGGAAAGGGCGTAATCGATGGAAGAGGCTCTGTCTGGTGGCAGGGCTCGCCTTATGATGATCCAATCGATGATGAAACCAAACTCATTATCCCATTAAACAGTACTGTAAATGAGAGGCCGCCGATGCCG ATAAGAAGTGAACTGTTTGGGAAAATGCCAAGCATAAAGCCAACT GCACTGAGGTTCTACGGGAGTTTCAATGCAACTGTGACTGGCATAACGATTCAAAACAGCCCACAATGCCACCTCAAGTTTGATAACTGCATGGGAGTTGTGGTGCATGATGTTAGCATTTCATCTCCAGGAGACAGTCCCAACACCGATGGAATCCACCTCCAGAACTCCAAATATGTGCTAATTCATAGCAGCAGTCTTGCTTGTG GAGATGACTGTGTATCTATCCAAACCGGATGCTCAAATGTGTATGTGCACAATGTGAATTGTGGTCCAGGACATGGAATCAGCATTGGAAGTCTGGGGAAAGATAACACCAAAGCTTGTGTCTCAAACATCACCGTTCGAGATGTTATCATGCACAACACAATGTATGGTGCCAGAATCAAGACATGGCAG GGTGGATCAGGCTCTGTGCAAGGGGTACTTTTCTCAAACATACAAGTCTCCGAGGTCCAACTTCCAATTATTATCGATCAATTCTACTGTGACAAAAGCATATGCAAGAACCAAACATCTGCTGTGTCTCTATCAGGAATCACTTACGAAAGAATCAAAGGGACATACACAGTAAAACCTGTTCATTTTGCCTGCAGTGACAGCCTACCATGTATTGATGTTACTCTATCTTTCATACAGCTAAAACCACAGCAAGAAAAGTACCACATGTATGATCCCTTCTGCTGGCAGACTTTTGGATTATTAACCACCCCTATTGTCCCCCCAGTCGCCTGTTTACAGATTGGCAAGCCATCGAGCAACCGGCCTCAGTCAGATCACGATGTATGCTGA
- the LOC123213378 gene encoding polygalacturonase At1g48100-like isoform X2, with the protein MQSILSTAPTIIEYGFQPVKAPTAFEAAWAAACKVEASTVNVPAQFVFLVGPISFSGPYCQRNILFQLDGKIIAPTSYKDWGKGLLWWIEFSKLSGITIQGKGVIDGRGSVWWQGSPYDDPIDDETKLIIPLNSTVNERPPMPIRSELFGKMPSIKPTALRFYGSFNATVTGITIQNSPQCHLKFDNCMGVVVHDVSISSPGDSPNTDGIHLQNSKYVLIHSSSLACGDDCVSIQTGCSNVYVHNVNCGPGHGISIGSLGKDNTKACVSNITVRDVIMHNTMYGARIKTWQGGSGSVQGVLFSNIQVSEVQLPIIIDQFYCDKSICKNQTSAVSLSGITYERIKGTYTVKPVHFACSDSLPCIDVTLSFIQLKPQQEKYHMYDPFCWQTFGLLTTPIVPPVACLQIGKPSSNRPQSDHDVC; encoded by the exons ATGCAGAGTATTTTATCCACAGCACCAACCATAATTGAATATGGTTTTCAGCCAGTGAAGGCACCAACT GCGTTTGAAGCTGCTTGGGCAGCTGCGTGTAAAGTTGAAGCATCAACAGTTAATGTTCCGGCGCAATTTGTATTTCTTGTGGGACCTATTTCATTCTCCGGTCCCTACTGTCAGCGTAACATTTTATTTCAG CTGGATGGGAAGATCATTGCTCCCACAAGCTACAAAGATTGGGGGAAAGGTCTATTATGGtggattgaattttcaaagcTGAGTGGGATTACGATTCAAGGAAAGGGCGTAATCGATGGAAGAGGCTCTGTCTGGTGGCAGGGCTCGCCTTATGATGATCCAATCGATGATGAAACCAAACTCATTATCCCATTAAACAGTACTGTAAATGAGAGGCCGCCGATGCCG ATAAGAAGTGAACTGTTTGGGAAAATGCCAAGCATAAAGCCAACT GCACTGAGGTTCTACGGGAGTTTCAATGCAACTGTGACTGGCATAACGATTCAAAACAGCCCACAATGCCACCTCAAGTTTGATAACTGCATGGGAGTTGTGGTGCATGATGTTAGCATTTCATCTCCAGGAGACAGTCCCAACACCGATGGAATCCACCTCCAGAACTCCAAATATGTGCTAATTCATAGCAGCAGTCTTGCTTGTG GAGATGACTGTGTATCTATCCAAACCGGATGCTCAAATGTGTATGTGCACAATGTGAATTGTGGTCCAGGACATGGAATCAGCATTGGAAGTCTGGGGAAAGATAACACCAAAGCTTGTGTCTCAAACATCACCGTTCGAGATGTTATCATGCACAACACAATGTATGGTGCCAGAATCAAGACATGGCAG GGTGGATCAGGCTCTGTGCAAGGGGTACTTTTCTCAAACATACAAGTCTCCGAGGTCCAACTTCCAATTATTATCGATCAATTCTACTGTGACAAAAGCATATGCAAGAACCAAACATCTGCTGTGTCTCTATCAGGAATCACTTACGAAAGAATCAAAGGGACATACACAGTAAAACCTGTTCATTTTGCCTGCAGTGACAGCCTACCATGTATTGATGTTACTCTATCTTTCATACAGCTAAAACCACAGCAAGAAAAGTACCACATGTATGATCCCTTCTGCTGGCAGACTTTTGGATTATTAACCACCCCTATTGTCCCCCCAGTCGCCTGTTTACAGATTGGCAAGCCATCGAGCAACCGGCCTCAGTCAGATCACGATGTATGCTGA